From Rhodothermia bacterium, the proteins below share one genomic window:
- a CDS encoding DUF479 domain-containing protein: MNFLAHLYLSEDTPESRLGNLLGDFVKGNIANLHFPPPIIKGIAEHRQIDVYTDRHPIVKQSQSLIGSQNRRLAGIAIDVVYDHFLARDWSLYHPLPLQEFTTQCYREVKEQWEILPPRLQFVLPYMEKDDWLAGYATQEGIAASLTGLSRRMQRQFGKPNQFEETILDFETHYHELSTHFTAFFPQLQRFVTTLRQEGVTREVVTPANFQNK, translated from the coding sequence TTGAATTTTTTAGCACATTTGTATTTGTCGGAAGACACGCCGGAGTCGCGGCTCGGAAATTTGCTGGGGGATTTTGTAAAAGGTAATATAGCAAACCTTCACTTTCCGCCTCCCATCATTAAAGGTATTGCAGAGCACCGACAAATAGACGTTTACACAGACCGTCACCCCATTGTCAAACAAAGTCAAAGCCTGATCGGTAGTCAAAATCGGCGACTTGCGGGTATTGCTATTGATGTGGTGTACGACCATTTTTTGGCGCGAGATTGGTCTTTGTATCATCCTTTACCGCTGCAAGAATTTACTACCCAGTGCTATCGCGAGGTCAAGGAGCAATGGGAGATATTGCCGCCGCGCTTGCAATTTGTTTTGCCTTATATGGAAAAGGATGACTGGTTGGCAGGATATGCCACACAAGAGGGTATAGCGGCTTCTCTGACCGGACTAAGCCGACGGATGCAGCGACAATTTGGAAAACCAAACCAATTTGAAGAAACTATTTTGGATTTTGAAACCCATTATCACGAATTATCAACACACTTCACGGCCTTTTTTCCGCAACTCCAGCGGTTTGTTACTACTTTAAGGCAGGAAGGTGTTACCCGCGAAGTTGTAACTCCGGCTAATTTCCAGAATAAATGA